CGCATCGAGCCGCTGCCTCCGTTCGCCGCGCTTGCCGGGTATGCCCTCTGGCTGTTTCACCCCGGGTTTGGGGTGCCGACCCCCTGGGCCTTCCAGCAGCTCGGCCGCTTCCCTGAGCTGCGGGACGGGCGGCCCGGACGCGCGGCGGAGGTCGCACGGCGTTTTCTCGATGGAGAGGTCCGCGGAGCCGTGGATCAATGGTTCAACGCCTTGGAGGGACCCGTGCTGGAGAAGCATCCGGTCCTCGCCCTGCACCAGGACCACCTGTGTCGGCATGGCGCCCTCGGCGCCCTCATGTCGGGCAGCGGTTCCACCACATTTGCCCTGTTTGAGTCCGTTGGGGCCGCGGAGATGGCGGTGGATGGCTTTCGGGAGGTGTTTGGGTCGGCGGGATGGCTGCGGATCGTGGCGCTATGACCGGCGGGTGCCGGGCTTGCCGGTCGGGGCGGACTGGTTCCACGATACGCGGGCCGTTGTCTGCGTCCCCATGTTCATGAAGCTGCCGCATGCCATCGCCACGCTGTTGTACGGCTTCAATGAACAGGATGAGGTGCTGTTGATGCATCGGCGGCGGCCCCCCAACGAAGGCTTGTGGTCGCCACCGGGCGGCAAGCTCAAGGCCGATATCGGGGAGTCCCCGCATGCCTGCGCCTGCCGGGAGGCCCACGAAGAACTCGGAATGGATCTTTGCCCCCGGGACCTGCGGCTGACAGGCATCGTCAGCGAGCACGGGTATGAGGGACAGCGTCACTGGCTGATGTTCCTCTTCGAGATCCTGCCGCGCCTGGACCGGCTGCCGCCGGCCCATGACGAGGGAGAATTTGCCTTCGCGTCCCGCGAGGACCTTGACCGCTTCGCAATCCCCGCGTCCGACCGCGAATGCCTCTGGCCTGCTTTTTGGACGCATCGCGGGGGATTTTTTGCGGTGCATGGACGGTGTCGTCCGGATGGGCCGACCGTGTGGACGCCGGAGGAGTCGCGTCCGGCCCGGGAGTGAGGCGATGGACGCGGATTTCGACGCCGACCACCGGTTCATGGGCGAGGCCTTGCGCCAGGCGGCGCGGGCTGCGGCCTCGGGTGAAGTCCCCGTGGGCGCGGTCATAGTCCGGGAAGGACGCATCCTCGCGCGTGCCGGGAATCAAGTGGAATTGCTCAAGGACGCCACGGCCCATGCGGAGATGCTGGCCCTGACCATGGCGGAACAGTCCACGGGCGACTGGCGGCTCAACGGGTGCACGCTGTATGTCACCAAGGAACCGTGCCCCATGTGTGCCGGCGCGATGGTGCATTGCCGCCTCGACCGGGTCGTGTTCGGCGCCCCGGACCTCCGGGGCGGCGCCGCGGGCGGTGCCCTCAACCTGCTTCAGTTTCCCACGCTGAATCATCAATGCGAGGTGAACGGCGGTGTCCGGGCCGAAGAGGCTGCCGACATGCTCCGCGCGTTCTTTGCCGCGCGACGGGCGGGAGGCGATCACGGACGGCCCCCTGGGTGATCCGGGTTTCCGGCCCGTTTCCCGCCTCGACCCGCGGAACGGGTGGCCTACCGTCGTCCGATGCGTTTCGCGATCTGCAACGAGATCTTCAAGGACTGGCCGTGGGAGCGAACCTGCCGGTTTGTCCGGGAGGCAGGATACGGGGCTCTCGAAGTGGCCCCATTCACCCTGGCACCGCTGGTCACGGCCATTGACGGGGCCCGGCGAAGCGAATTGCGCCGCACCGCGGAGGCGGCCGGGTTGGAGATCTCTGGAATTCACTGGGTGCTGGCCTACACCGAGGGATTCCATGTGAACCATCCCGACCCGGAAGTTCGGAACCGGGCCTCGGACTACCTGACGGCCGCGGTGGATTTTTGTGCGGACCTCGGCGGTCATTTTTTGATCTTTGGCTCCCCCAGGCGGCGCGATCTGCTGGAGGGCGTTCCGCGGGAGCAGGGCCTGGCGTGGACCCGCACCACCTTCGCCAAAGCCATCCACCGGGCGGAATCGCGCGAGGTCGTGATCTGCATCGAACCTCTGGCTCCCTCGGAGACCAACTTCCTCAACAGCGTCGCGGAGGCGCGCGAGTTGGTGGAGCCGGTCGGGTCCCCAGCATTCCAGATCATGCTCGATGTCAAGGCCATGGCCAGTGAAGGGCCCCCGATCCCCTCGGTGATCCGGTCCACGGGCGGCCGCTTCGCCTATTTCCATGCCAATGATGTGAACCTCAAGGGTCCCGGGTTTGGGTCGGTGGATTTTGTGCCCATTGCCGGGGCCCTCCGGGAGGTGGGGTATGACGGGACGGTGTCGGTGGAGGTGTTCGATTTCGAAGAGGGCCCGGAACGAATTGCCACGCGGAGTCGCGAGACGCTCCGGACCGCCTTTGGTTGCTGACTGGCAGGCAGCGCTTCACCCCTTAAATTTTGTCCCCGCCCAGCGGGAGGTTGCCGGTCGCCCGAATGGGCAAAACGTGAGACGGTTCTGGGCGTGGACCTGTCCCCTCCGGAACGCCGTCATGCGGACCCGAGGGCCGTGCCACCCGTCCGACATTCCGAGGGTGCCACCGGCCTGGACGCCCCCGTTGGAGTGCTGCGGGGCGTGGGGGGCGACCGCGGGGCTCAGCTTGAACGCCTTGGAATCCGCACCATTGGAGACCTCCTGCTGCACCGACCCCGGCGGTATGAGGACCGGCGACAGTTCGTGGCGCTGCGCGACGTGGTGGACGGGGCATCGGTTGCGGTCCGGGCCCGGGTCGTGACCCTCGGAGTCAACCGGTTTCGCAGCGGCAAAAGCGTCTTTGTGATGGTCGTGGATGACGGGACGGCACGCCTCCATTGCCGGTGGTGGAATCTGCCATTCCTCGAGCGCGTGTTTGCGGTCGGGGACGACCTGCTGGTGTTTGGGCGCGTCCAGTCCCTTCGCCCCCGCACCATGGACCATCCGGAAACGGAGAAGGTGGTCTCGGGGGACGAGGAGACCGTGCACCTGAATCGTTGGGTGCCGGTGTATCCCTTGACCGAGGGGCTGGCTCAACGCCCGCTGCGATCCCTGGTGTGGCAGGCGCTGCAGCAGTTCGGTGAACGGGTCGCGGAACCCCGTCCGGAACTCGGCCTTGCCGGTGGTGGGCTCCCGGTTCCGGAAGCCGCCGGGGAGCTATCGTTGCAGGGAACCTCAGAGCCGTGTCCTGCCCGGCGCGAGGCGCTTCGGGCGGTTCATTTCCCGGATTCTCCGGCGGCGGCCGCACGAGCCCGTCGTCGTCTGGCCCTCGACGAGTTTGTGGAATTGCAGTGGCGGCTCCTGAAGCGGCGCCGGCACCTGGAACGGCATGCCACGGCCCTGCCCTGTGCCGGCGACAACCGCTGGATGCGTCCATTCCTTGCCGGCGTCGGCTTTCCATTGACCGGTGCCCAGACCCGGGTGCTGCGTGAGATTCGAGCCGGGCTGCGTGGCCCCGTGCCCATGCGACGTCTGCTCCAGGGTGACGTCGGCTCCGGGAAAACCCTTGTGGCGCAGTGCGCGGCCCTGATGACGCTCGAGGCCGGCTTCAGCGTGGCGGTGATGGCCCCGACCGAAATTCTGGCGGGCCAGCTGGCCGATGGATTCCGGACCGCCCTGGCTCCGTTTGGGATCGAGGTCTCCCTCGTCACCGGGAGCCGGAAACCCGCCGCTGACGCCGGGGCCGGGCGGCCGATGCCCGACGGGACGCCTTCCGTGGTGGTGGGCACCCAGGCATTGATCCAGCCGGGATTTCAAATGGAGCGGCTGGGCCTGGTGATCATTGACGAGCAGCACAAATTCGGTGTCGCGGAACGGAATCGCCTCCTGCGCAAGGGACGCTACCCGCACCTGCTGGTGATGACGGCCACGCCGATCCCGCGCACCCTGGCCCTGACGGTTTACGGCGACCTCGATGTCAGCATCCTCGACGAGCTTCCCCCCGGCCGGCGCCCGGTCCGCACCCATGTGCGCTCGAGGGAGGCGCTGCCGAAGGTCTGGGAGTTCATCCGGACCGGGCTTGCCAGGGGACGCCAGGCCTACGTGGTCTACCCGCGGGTGGAAGGGGGGGAGGCGGTGCCGGAGGAGGTCAAGGCGGTGACGCGGGACTGGGAGCAGGTCCGCAGGGAGCTGGCGCCCCATGCCGTCGGCATGCTGCACGGACGCATGTCCGCGGCGGACAAATCCGCTGTGATGTTGGAGTTCCGCGAGGGCCGGCTGGGCGTTCTGCTCGCCACCTCCGTGGTGGAAGTCGGCCTCGATGTGCCCAATGCCACCATCATGCTGGTGGAGAACGCGGAGCGGTTCGGCCTGGCGCAACTGCATCAGCTGCGGGGTCGCATCGGACGCGGAGCCCACGAATCCCACTGCATCCTGGTTGCCGGTCCTGGAGCCACACCGGAGGGCGCGGAGCGGTTGGAGGTGGTGGCATCGTGTCCGGATGGCTTCGCGCTGGCCGAGGCGGATCTCCGGCTGCGGGGTCCCGGGGAGCTTGCGGGCCGCGATCAGAGCGGCGCCCCGCCGCTGCGGTTCGGCGACCTGCGTGAGGACCGCACCCTGGTGGAGTTTGCCCGTCAGCGGGTTCGCGCGGTGCTGGAGGCTTGAGGGGGGGCGCACCCGCGGGGTGCCCGGGCGGGTGGGATTGTCGGTTCCCACGTCCGCGGGTGGAGTTCCCAAGGGCCCGACTCCCGGCGACCGTGCGGTTCGGCGAAGCCTCACCCCACCCGGTCAACGCAATGCCCGGCGGACGTTTCGGGGACTTCGCTCTTGGCGCACATTCCGGCCGGGGACAGGATTGTCCTGTGGGAGCGCGGCTCGTGCTGTTCGACATTGATGGAACCCTGATCCGGACTGGAGGGGCCGGGGTGCGGGCTTTTGCCCGAGTCGCCGACCGTTTGTACGGGATTCCCGACGGCGTGAACGGGCTGCGATTTCACGGACGGACCGACGGGGCGATCGTCAGCGAGTTTCTCCGGGCTCATGCCCTGCCTGACACGCCGTCCGAGCGGCAGCGTTTCCTGGATGCCTACGTGTTTCTTCTGGATGAAGCCCTGCGCGGGCATTCCGGGGAATTGTGCCCGGGGGTGGCGGCCCTGATGCAGTCGGTTGCGGACCTGGAGGCACCCCCGGTCATGGGGCTGCTGACGGGAAACATCCGGCTGGGTGCGGGGCTCAAGCTGGCGGCGCACGGGCTTGCGGAGTCGTTCGTGCTGGGTGCCTTCGGGGACGATCACCCCGATCGGAACGAGCTGGCCCGGATTGCGATGGCCCGGGGCTCGGCGCACTTCGGAAGTCCGTTGTCGGGTGACGACGTGGTGGTGGTGGGCGACACGCGTGCCGACATTGAGTGTGCTCAGGCCATCGGGGCACGGTGCGTTGCCGTGGCGACGGGGGGCGATCCGATGCCGGACCTCCTCGAACATTCCCCGAGCCTCGCGTTGGAATCGCTCGACGGGGTCTCGTGGGATCGTTTGCTGACCGCGGGAGAGCTTGAGGGGCGTCCGGTGGACTGGGAATCGCTGTACCAGGCGGGCGACACGCGATGGGACCACGGGGCACCGGCCCCGGGGTTGGAGGATTTCCTGGCGGCGTGGCCCGCCGGCCTGGAGCGCGGCGGCCGCGTGCTGGTGCCGGGATGTGGCCGGGGACACGACGCACTGGCGTGGGCCGCCGCGGGATTTCGAGTCAGCGCCCTGGACCTCTCGGCGACCGCGATTGCCGCGGCCCGGCGCCTGGTGCCACCGGGTCTTCCCGTCACCTTCCGGGTGGGCGACTTCCTGCGGCAACGGCCGCGGCAGCGTGTGGACTGGCTCTTCGAGCACACCCTGTTCTGCGCCATTCCTCCCGCACAACGCGACGCCTACGTGCGGGCCGTGGAGCGATGGGTGCGTCCGGGCGGCCATTTCCTCGCCGTTCACTACCTGCAACCCCGCGACGCTGCCGGCCCGCCGTTCGGGGTGTCGGTGGCGGAGGTCCGCCGACGGTTTGAGTCCGGCTTCGAACGGGTTCGCGAGTGGGTTCCCCGGTCCCATCCCTACCGTTGCGGTCGCGAGCGGGCGTTTCTTTGGCGGCGGCGATTCAATGACAAAGCGCTTGCCTTGAACTCGTAAACAGATGTAATTTTTTCCCAAGCACCGGGGTTTCTGTTTGACCGGCATGAACGCTTTTCTTACCTACGCGGTCGCTTTCGCCAGTCCTGATCGCCGTCTGGAGGGTTCCAGTCCGGCGCGAGACTGGCGGCGGGCGGCGGGAGACCTGATCCCATGTTGAAGTCATCGAAAACATTTCTGGCGGTTGATTTCGGGGCAGGTTGCCTCAAGGCCGCCGAGTTCGAGGCGGTCGAGGGCAGCGGCCTGAGGCTGCTCCGTTTCGGCCTGAAGCCGTTGGGACTCGCCGGGGCGCAG
Above is a genomic segment from Verrucomicrobiia bacterium containing:
- a CDS encoding sugar phosphate isomerase/epimerase, with translation MRFAICNEIFKDWPWERTCRFVREAGYGALEVAPFTLAPLVTAIDGARRSELRRTAEAAGLEISGIHWVLAYTEGFHVNHPDPEVRNRASDYLTAAVDFCADLGGHFLIFGSPRRRDLLEGVPREQGLAWTRTTFAKAIHRAESREVVICIEPLAPSETNFLNSVAEARELVEPVGSPAFQIMLDVKAMASEGPPIPSVIRSTGGRFAYFHANDVNLKGPGFGSVDFVPIAGALREVGYDGTVSVEVFDFEEGPERIATRSRETLRTAFGC
- a CDS encoding methyltransferase domain-containing protein: MGARLVLFDIDGTLIRTGGAGVRAFARVADRLYGIPDGVNGLRFHGRTDGAIVSEFLRAHALPDTPSERQRFLDAYVFLLDEALRGHSGELCPGVAALMQSVADLEAPPVMGLLTGNIRLGAGLKLAAHGLAESFVLGAFGDDHPDRNELARIAMARGSAHFGSPLSGDDVVVVGDTRADIECAQAIGARCVAVATGGDPMPDLLEHSPSLALESLDGVSWDRLLTAGELEGRPVDWESLYQAGDTRWDHGAPAPGLEDFLAAWPAGLERGGRVLVPGCGRGHDALAWAAAGFRVSALDLSATAIAAARRLVPPGLPVTFRVGDFLRQRPRQRVDWLFEHTLFCAIPPAQRDAYVRAVERWVRPGGHFLAVHYLQPRDAAGPPFGVSVAEVRRRFESGFERVREWVPRSHPYRCGRERAFLWRRRFNDKALALNS
- the tadA gene encoding tRNA adenosine(34) deaminase TadA, with product MDADFDADHRFMGEALRQAARAAASGEVPVGAVIVREGRILARAGNQVELLKDATAHAEMLALTMAEQSTGDWRLNGCTLYVTKEPCPMCAGAMVHCRLDRVVFGAPDLRGGAAGGALNLLQFPTLNHQCEVNGGVRAEEAADMLRAFFAARRAGGDHGRPPG
- a CDS encoding NUDIX domain-containing protein; the encoded protein is MKLPHAIATLLYGFNEQDEVLLMHRRRPPNEGLWSPPGGKLKADIGESPHACACREAHEELGMDLCPRDLRLTGIVSEHGYEGQRHWLMFLFEILPRLDRLPPAHDEGEFAFASREDLDRFAIPASDRECLWPAFWTHRGGFFAVHGRCRPDGPTVWTPEESRPARE
- the recG gene encoding ATP-dependent DNA helicase RecG, whose amino-acid sequence is MPPVRHSEGATGLDAPVGVLRGVGGDRGAQLERLGIRTIGDLLLHRPRRYEDRRQFVALRDVVDGASVAVRARVVTLGVNRFRSGKSVFVMVVDDGTARLHCRWWNLPFLERVFAVGDDLLVFGRVQSLRPRTMDHPETEKVVSGDEETVHLNRWVPVYPLTEGLAQRPLRSLVWQALQQFGERVAEPRPELGLAGGGLPVPEAAGELSLQGTSEPCPARREALRAVHFPDSPAAAARARRRLALDEFVELQWRLLKRRRHLERHATALPCAGDNRWMRPFLAGVGFPLTGAQTRVLREIRAGLRGPVPMRRLLQGDVGSGKTLVAQCAALMTLEAGFSVAVMAPTEILAGQLADGFRTALAPFGIEVSLVTGSRKPAADAGAGRPMPDGTPSVVVGTQALIQPGFQMERLGLVIIDEQHKFGVAERNRLLRKGRYPHLLVMTATPIPRTLALTVYGDLDVSILDELPPGRRPVRTHVRSREALPKVWEFIRTGLARGRQAYVVYPRVEGGEAVPEEVKAVTRDWEQVRRELAPHAVGMLHGRMSAADKSAVMLEFREGRLGVLLATSVVEVGLDVPNATIMLVENAERFGLAQLHQLRGRIGRGAHESHCILVAGPGATPEGAERLEVVASCPDGFALAEADLRLRGPGELAGRDQSGAPPLRFGDLREDRTLVEFARQRVRAVLEA